In Rutidosis leptorrhynchoides isolate AG116_Rl617_1_P2 chromosome 2, CSIRO_AGI_Rlap_v1, whole genome shotgun sequence, one genomic interval encodes:
- the LOC139888711 gene encoding uncharacterized protein gives MLGSFVLTKPAVQILRAIVENFEAKKTTLTEWLNYNASSANGSHLTYLDFSTEFVWYESKKGCKSFADIRTVNQIVHDTYRSACEASGLLGDDREWSAVLEEASVSATSSQLRCLFAHILSYCTVTNPLALWENHWKLMGDDIPLRAAANLNMSDLHINADDLHNFVLYEVEILLNQCSKLISDFPLPSLPADLLADLANRLIMEERNYDRTVLNIERLELERQMNSKQNQIYDRITTASLNEQTEHVFVYGHGGTGKTFSWKAIITALRSRGKIVLAVASSGIASLLLPSGRTAHSRFKLPLVITDESMCNIKKNTHMTILLQNTDLIVWDEVPMNDKRCFEALDRSLQDILGNTEEFFGGKSVILGGDFKQMLPIQTKGGKSAILGACITTSHLWQRFKVFILAENMRLLRPGLTPSMRFCIPDDENGLANLISFIYPRESLQNPSAVDLHQKAIVCPKNDAADTINSLIVDMVDGPVTTYCSYDTATPHGNDGGEAELLYPAEYLNTLNYPGLPPHELHLKKGVPAILLRNINIAGGLCNGTRMIIT, from the exons ATGCTCGGTTCATTTGTCCTCACGAAGCCTGCTGTCCAGATTCTGCGTGCTATTGTTGAAAATTTCGAAGCCAAAAAAACTACTCTCACTGAGTGGCTTAATTATAATGCATCTTCAGCTAACGGAAGCCaccttacatatttggatttttcaACCGAATTTGTTTGGTACGAGTCAAAAAAA GGGTGCAAGAGCTTTGCAGATATTAGAACAGTCAACCAGATCGTTCATGATACATACCGGTCTGCGTGTGAAGCATCTGGGTTACTCGGTGATGATAGAGAGTGGTCAGCGGTATTAGAAGAAGCATCCGTATCTGCCACGTCGTCTCAGCTACGCTGTCTTTTTGCGCACATTTTGTCTTATTGCACTGTTACGAACCCACTTGCTCTTTGGGAAAATCACTGGAAACTAATGGGTGATGATATACCACTTCGTGCAGCTGCCAATTTAAATATGTCCGACTTGCATATAAACGCTGATGACCTACATAACTTTGTTCTGTATGAAGTAGAGATCCTTTTGAACCAGTGCTCAAAATTGATTTCTGATTTCCCATTACCGTCGCTGCCAGCTGATCTGCTCGCTGATTTGGCCAACCGTCTTATCATGGAGGAGAGAAACTATGATCGTACAGTGTTAAACATAGAACGGCTAGAACTCGAACGTCAAATGAATTCGAAGCAAAATCAAATTTACGATCGTATAACAACCGCTTCATTGAATGAACAGACTGAGCATGTATTTGTATACGGCCATGGTGGCACCGGGAAGACATTCTCATGGAAAGCCATAATCACAGCACTGAGATCTAGAGGTAAGATAGTTCTTGCTGTTGCATCATCTGGCATTGCATCTCTACTTTTACCTTCGGGAAGAACCGCACATTCTCGATTCAAACTACCGCTAGTCATAACCGATGAATCGATGTGCAACATCAAGAAAAATACCCATATGACGATATTATTGCAGAACACAGACCTTATTGTATGGGATGAGGTGCCAATGAATGATAAGCGCTGTTTCGAAGCTCTTGATAGGAGTCTTCAAGATATTTTAGGAAACACTGAAGAGTTTTTTGGGGGTAAGTCTGTGATACTTGGTGGTGACTTTAAACAAATGTTACCTATTCAGACAAAAGGAGGGAAATCAGCTATCCTTGGTGCTTGTATTACGACTTCACATTTGTGGCAGCGATTCAAGGTTTTCATACTTGCAGAAAACATGCGACTGCTTAGGCCAGGGCTCACACCATCAATGAGA TTCTGTATTCCTGATGATGAAAATGGGTTGGCAAATCTGATTTCTTTTATATACCCTCGTGAATCGCTGCAAAATCCATCCGCAGTTGACCTGCATCAAAAAGCAATTGTCTGTCCCAAAAACGACGCTGCCGATACGATAAACAGCTTAATCGTCGATATGGTTGATGGTCCAGTTACAACTTACTGCAGCTATGACACTGCAACTCCACATGGAAATGACGGTGGTGAGGCGGAGTTGTTGTACCCTGCAGAATATCTAAACACGCTGAACTACCCTGGGTTGCCACCACATGAACTGCATTTAAAAAAGGGTGTACCAGCCATTCTGCTTCGCAACATTAACATAGCAGGTGGGCTTTGTAATGGAACCCGAATGATAATTACGTAG
- the LOC139888712 gene encoding uncharacterized protein has protein sequence MDDQILVRDRIDWAADGPKLKAEWTREPRGRCTDELTELEKIIGDYDFDRDKQDEWKWTLTSNGNFTVKSLTSIIYVHFYTGSSSSFVTMRNNLLPKKIGVFVWRAFQKRLPVRNELDKRGIDLDTVRCPLCDGDIETVDHSLLRCNKSLDIWNRIFSWWGFGSIPNLSMNEILCGDGPNNLTENGKRMWQAVVWVCAYLIWVNRNNVVFRGKGWCIPVAINEIQVKAFE, from the coding sequence ATGGATGATCAGATACTGGTTCGGGACAGAATTGACTGGGCTGCTGATGGGCCGAAACTAAAGGCAGAATGGACTCGCGAGCCAAGGGGACGTTGTACGGATGAGCTGACAGAATTGGAAAAAATAATCGGGGACTACGACTTTGATCGAGACAAACAAGATGAGTGGAAATGGACACTCACATCTAACGGTAACTTTACGGTTAAAAGTCTTACTTCAATTATTTATGTTCATTTTTATACGGGTTCCTCCTCCTCGTTCGTTACTATGCGGAATAATTTATTACCGAAGAAAATTGGAGTATTTGTTTGGAGGGCTTTTCAAAAACGTCTCCCCGTTAGGAATGAACTAGATAAGCGAGGTATAGACTTAGACACCGTTCGTTGTCCGTTATGTGATGGCGATATCGAGACCGTTGACCATTCCTTACTTAGATGCAATAAATCTCTGGATATTTGGAATCGGATCTTCTCATGGTGGGGTTTCGGCTCAATACCTAACCTTAGTATGAACGAAATTCTATGTGGGGATGGTCCGAATAATTTGACAGAGAATGGGAAGCGGATGTGGCAAGCGGTAGTGTGGGTTTGTGCTTATCTTATTTGGGTAAATAGGAATAATGTTGTTTTTCGAGGAAAAGGTTGGTGCATTCCGGTGGCAATAAACGAGATTCAAGTAAAGGCTTTTGAGTGA